One Streptomyces sp. NBC_00554 DNA segment encodes these proteins:
- a CDS encoding Pls/PosA family non-ribosomal peptide synthetase, translating to MAALEQGPALALFDEEVRAEFGDRARFSASPAASPRTLVDILDASVRAYPDEPALDDGERSLTYRALAVEVEALRRRLADAGVGLGDRVGVRVPSGTNDLYVAILAVLAAGAAYVPVDAEDPDERAELVFGEAQVRAVVGAGHELTVTGRSETPAARPGTEHDAWIIFTSGSTGKPKGVAVSHRSAAAFVDAEADLFLTEEPIGPADRVMAGLSVAFDASCEEMWLAWRYGACLVPVPRSQVRSGADLGPWLVEQEITVVSTVPTLASLWEPEALNEVRLLIFGGEACPPELVQRLVTEGREVWNTYGPTEATVVACASLMTGEEPIRIGLPLNGWELAVVDEAGEPVAMGDSGQLVIGGVGLARYLDPEKDAEKYAPLESLGWERAYRSGDLVKAEPEGLIFLGRADEQIKLGGRRIELGEVDAALQALPGVAGAAAAVRTARSGNQLLVGYVVTQEGWDQATAVEKLRAELPAALVPLLAPVEDLPTRTSGKVDRNALPWPLENLNTGGAKEQLYGTEAWLAEQWSEVLGIPVATASDDFFAIGGGSLAAAQLTTRLRTRYASAAVLDIYQQPTLRKLARHLEESSQDDGAERVIAPVPLRTKATQLLLLIPLFTLLGLRWTVALAALGNVLHWFGPYPWAPTASWWLVAAGALVLFSPPGRLAIAAGGARLLLRGVKAGRHPRGGSVHLRLWTAERLVEFSGATSLTGSWLERYARALGAKIGPDVDLHSLPPVTGMLKLGRGAAVESEVDLSGHWLDGDRLEIGPVKVGAHAVVGTRSLLFPGARVGKRAEVAAGSAVAGHVPTGQRWAGAPAVKLGKAKRAWPKERPARGTYWRVMYGVTGFALSALPLVAGLAALLVAHEFVSADAGLAEALRGAAVALVPATLAFGLAYALLLLIAVRLLSLGLRAGTYPTHSRIGWQSWTVTQLMDRSRDTLFPLYAGLITPVWLRLLGMKIGRGAEVSTVLALPSLTTVGEGAFLADDTLTAPYELGGGWVKIGRAEIGRRAFLGNSGMTAPGRSVPDGGLVGVLSATPKKAKKGSSYLGLPPMKLPRAAQGGDQSRTYDPPAHLLWARGLVELCRIVPVFCSAALAVLTVAALSALGAWAWALAGVVLLGVGALACVLSIVAKWALVGRHRAGEHPLWSSFVWRNELADTFVEVVAVPWLAGSVPGTPLMTAWLRGLGARIGKGTWVESYWLPETDLVSLGDASTVNRGCVLQTHLFHDRILRTDTVVLREGATLGPGGIVLPGSTVGARSTLGPASLVMAAESVPDDTRWLGNPIESWRS from the coding sequence ATGGCAGCCCTAGAGCAAGGCCCTGCGCTCGCTCTGTTCGACGAGGAGGTGCGAGCGGAGTTCGGTGACCGCGCGCGCTTCTCCGCCTCCCCCGCCGCCTCCCCGCGCACGCTCGTGGACATCCTCGACGCCTCCGTCCGGGCGTACCCCGACGAGCCCGCCCTGGACGACGGCGAGCGCTCCCTCACCTACCGTGCGCTGGCCGTGGAGGTCGAGGCGCTGCGCCGCAGGCTCGCGGACGCCGGTGTCGGCCTCGGCGACCGGGTCGGCGTCCGCGTCCCCTCCGGCACCAATGACCTGTACGTCGCCATCCTCGCCGTACTGGCCGCCGGCGCCGCCTATGTGCCGGTGGACGCCGAGGACCCGGACGAGCGGGCCGAGCTGGTCTTCGGGGAGGCCCAGGTGCGCGCGGTCGTGGGGGCCGGGCACGAGCTGACCGTCACCGGCAGGAGCGAAACGCCCGCCGCCCGTCCCGGCACCGAGCACGACGCCTGGATCATCTTCACCTCGGGCTCCACCGGCAAGCCCAAGGGCGTGGCCGTCAGCCACCGCAGTGCCGCCGCCTTCGTCGACGCCGAGGCGGACCTCTTCCTCACCGAGGAACCGATCGGGCCCGCCGACCGGGTCATGGCGGGCCTCTCCGTCGCCTTCGACGCCTCCTGCGAGGAGATGTGGCTGGCCTGGCGGTACGGCGCCTGCCTGGTGCCCGTGCCGCGTTCCCAGGTGCGCAGCGGCGCCGACCTGGGGCCCTGGCTGGTGGAGCAGGAGATCACCGTCGTCTCGACCGTGCCGACGCTGGCCTCGCTGTGGGAGCCGGAGGCTCTCAACGAGGTCCGGCTGCTGATCTTCGGCGGCGAGGCCTGCCCGCCCGAGCTGGTGCAGCGCCTCGTCACCGAGGGGCGCGAGGTGTGGAACACCTACGGGCCCACCGAGGCGACCGTCGTCGCCTGCGCCTCCCTGATGACCGGCGAGGAGCCGATCCGGATCGGGCTGCCGCTGAACGGCTGGGAGCTGGCCGTCGTCGACGAGGCCGGGGAGCCCGTGGCGATGGGCGACAGCGGGCAGCTCGTCATCGGCGGAGTGGGGCTCGCCCGCTATCTCGACCCCGAGAAGGACGCCGAGAAGTACGCGCCGCTCGAGTCGCTGGGCTGGGAGCGGGCGTACCGCAGTGGTGACCTCGTCAAGGCGGAGCCCGAAGGGCTGATCTTCCTCGGCCGGGCCGACGAGCAGATCAAGCTCGGCGGGCGCCGGATCGAGCTCGGCGAGGTGGACGCCGCTCTGCAGGCGCTGCCCGGTGTCGCGGGTGCCGCGGCCGCCGTACGGACCGCGCGCAGCGGCAACCAGCTGCTCGTCGGCTATGTGGTCACCCAGGAGGGCTGGGACCAGGCCACGGCCGTCGAGAAGCTGCGCGCCGAGCTGCCCGCCGCCCTGGTCCCGCTGCTCGCGCCGGTCGAGGACCTGCCGACCCGGACGTCAGGCAAGGTCGACCGCAACGCGCTGCCCTGGCCGCTGGAGAACCTGAACACCGGCGGCGCGAAGGAGCAGCTGTACGGCACGGAGGCCTGGCTCGCCGAGCAGTGGAGCGAGGTTCTCGGCATCCCCGTCGCCACCGCGTCCGACGACTTCTTCGCGATCGGCGGCGGCAGCCTCGCCGCCGCCCAGCTCACCACGAGGCTGCGCACCCGCTACGCCAGCGCCGCGGTCCTCGACATCTACCAGCAGCCGACCCTGCGCAAGCTCGCCCGGCACCTGGAGGAGTCCTCGCAGGACGACGGCGCCGAGCGGGTCATCGCGCCCGTGCCGCTGCGCACCAAGGCGACCCAGCTTCTTCTACTGATCCCGCTTTTCACGCTCCTCGGTCTGCGCTGGACGGTGGCGCTGGCCGCGCTCGGGAACGTACTGCACTGGTTCGGGCCGTATCCGTGGGCGCCGACGGCCTCGTGGTGGCTCGTCGCCGCCGGGGCCCTCGTGCTCTTCAGCCCGCCGGGGCGCCTCGCGATCGCCGCGGGCGGTGCACGGCTGCTGCTACGGGGCGTGAAGGCGGGCCGTCACCCGCGCGGTGGGAGTGTGCATCTGCGGCTGTGGACGGCCGAGCGGCTGGTCGAGTTCAGTGGCGCGACCTCGCTGACCGGGTCCTGGCTGGAGCGGTACGCGCGTGCCCTGGGCGCCAAGATCGGGCCGGACGTGGATCTGCACTCGCTGCCGCCGGTGACCGGCATGCTCAAGCTGGGCCGGGGTGCCGCCGTGGAGTCCGAGGTGGACCTGTCGGGGCACTGGCTGGACGGTGACCGGCTGGAGATCGGTCCGGTGAAGGTGGGTGCGCACGCCGTGGTGGGCACGCGCAGCCTGCTGTTCCCCGGTGCGCGGGTGGGCAAGCGGGCCGAGGTGGCCGCCGGTTCCGCCGTGGCCGGGCATGTTCCGACCGGGCAGCGCTGGGCCGGAGCGCCCGCCGTGAAGCTCGGCAAGGCGAAGCGGGCCTGGCCCAAGGAGCGCCCGGCGCGTGGCACGTACTGGCGCGTGATGTACGGCGTGACCGGCTTCGCGCTGTCCGCGCTGCCGCTGGTCGCGGGACTTGCCGCGCTGCTCGTGGCGCACGAGTTCGTGAGCGCGGACGCCGGGCTCGCTGAAGCCCTGCGCGGTGCGGCGGTGGCCCTGGTGCCGGCGACGCTCGCCTTCGGCCTCGCGTACGCGCTGCTGCTCCTGATCGCCGTACGGCTGCTGAGCCTCGGGCTGCGCGCGGGCACGTATCCGACGCACAGCCGGATCGGCTGGCAGTCCTGGACGGTCACGCAGCTGATGGACCGCTCGCGGGACACGCTGTTCCCTCTGTACGCAGGGCTGATCACGCCGGTGTGGCTGCGGCTGCTCGGGATGAAGATCGGGCGGGGCGCCGAGGTCTCCACAGTGCTCGCGCTGCCGAGCCTCACCACCGTCGGCGAGGGCGCGTTCCTCGCGGACGACACACTCACCGCGCCGTATGAGCTCGGCGGTGGCTGGGTGAAGATCGGGCGGGCCGAGATCGGGCGCCGGGCGTTCCTCGGGAACTCCGGGATGACCGCGCCGGGCCGCAGCGTGCCGGACGGCGGTCTTGTCGGGGTGCTGTCGGCGACGCCGAAGAAGGCGAAGAAGGGCAGCTCCTATCTGGGGCTGCCGCCGATGAAGCTGCCGCGTGCCGCGCAGGGCGGCGATCAGAGCCGTACGTACGACCCGCCCGCGCACCTGCTGTGGGCGCGCGGTCTGGTGGAGCTGTGCCGGATCGTGCCGGTGTTCTGCTCGGCGGCGCTCGCCGTGCTGACGGTGGCCGCGCTGAGTGCGCTGGGGGCATGGGCCTGGGCGCTCGCCGGGGTGGTGCTGCTCGGTGTGGGCGCGCTCGCGTGTGTGCTGTCCATCGTGGCGAAGTGGGCACTCGTGGGGCGGCACCGGGCGGGCGAGCACCCGCTGTGGAGCAGCTTCGTGTGGCGCAATGAGCTGGCGGACACCTTCGTCGAGGTGGTGGCCGTGCCGTGGCTGGCGGGTTCCGTGCCGGGTACGCCGCTGATGACGGCGTGGCTGCGCGGGCTCGGTGCCCGGATCGGCAAGGGCACCTGGGTCGAGAGTTACTGGCTGCCGGAGACGGACCTGGTGTCGCTCGGCGATGCTTCCACCGTGAATCGGGGCTGTGTCCTGCAGACTCACCTCTTCCACGACCGGATCTTGCGGACGGATACTGTTGTCCTCCGTGAGGGCGCCACCCTGGGTCCGGGCGGAATCGTCCTGCCCGGCAGCACCGTCGGGGCCCGTTCCACACTGGGTCCCGCGTCGCTCGTGATGGCGGCGGAGTCCGTTCCCGACGACACCCGCTGGCTGGGCAACCCGATCGAGTCATGGCGTTCATAG
- a CDS encoding gluconate:H+ symporter — MTRLSAEMLAADTVEPITSAGHAQLGIAVLAGIAVIVLLITKFKVHAFLALTIGSLALGAFAGAPLDKVIVSFTTGLGSTVAGVGVLIALGAILGKLLADSGGADQIVDTILAKAGGRAMPWAMVLIASVIGLPLFFEVGIVLLIPVVLMVAKRGNYSLMRIGIPALAGLSVMHGLIPPHPGPLVAIDAVGANLGLTLALGILVAIPTVIIAGPVFSKYAARWVDVPAPDKMIPARASEDLEKRPSFGATITTMLLPVVLMLAKALVDIVVDDPTHMIQRVFDVIGSPLIALLAAVIVGMFTLGRAAGFTKDRLSTTVEKSLAPIAGILLIVGAGGGFKQTLIDSGVGQMILDISKDWSIPALLLAWLIAVAIRLATGSATVATISAAGLVAPLAADMSTAHVSLLVLAIGAGSLFFSHVNDAGFWLVKEYFGLNVGQTIKTWSVMETIISVVAGGLVLLLSLVI, encoded by the coding sequence GTGACCAGACTCAGCGCCGAGATGCTGGCAGCGGACACCGTCGAGCCGATCACCTCGGCCGGCCATGCTCAGCTGGGTATCGCCGTGCTGGCGGGCATCGCCGTCATCGTCCTGCTCATCACCAAGTTCAAAGTGCACGCCTTCCTGGCCCTGACCATCGGCTCGCTCGCCCTCGGCGCGTTCGCCGGAGCGCCGCTGGACAAGGTCATCGTCAGCTTCACGACCGGGCTCGGCTCGACCGTCGCCGGCGTGGGCGTCCTGATCGCGCTCGGCGCGATCCTCGGCAAGCTGCTGGCCGACTCCGGCGGCGCCGACCAGATCGTCGACACGATCCTCGCCAAGGCGGGTGGGCGCGCCATGCCGTGGGCGATGGTGCTGATCGCCTCGGTGATCGGTCTGCCGTTGTTCTTCGAAGTCGGCATCGTGCTGCTTATCCCGGTCGTCCTGATGGTCGCCAAGCGCGGCAACTACTCCCTGATGCGCATCGGCATCCCGGCCCTTGCCGGCCTGTCCGTGATGCACGGCCTGATCCCGCCGCACCCCGGCCCGCTGGTCGCGATCGACGCGGTGGGTGCCAACCTCGGCCTCACGCTGGCTCTCGGCATCCTGGTGGCCATACCCACGGTGATCATCGCGGGTCCGGTCTTCTCGAAGTACGCCGCCCGCTGGGTGGACGTCCCGGCCCCCGACAAGATGATCCCCGCCCGCGCCTCCGAGGACCTGGAGAAGCGCCCCAGCTTCGGCGCCACCATCACGACCATGCTGCTCCCGGTCGTGCTGATGCTGGCCAAGGCGCTGGTGGACATCGTCGTGGACGACCCCACGCACATGATCCAGCGCGTCTTCGACGTGATCGGCTCGCCGCTGATCGCGCTGCTCGCCGCCGTGATAGTCGGCATGTTCACCCTGGGCCGCGCGGCCGGCTTCACCAAGGACCGGCTGTCGACGACCGTCGAGAAGTCGCTCGCCCCGATCGCGGGCATCCTGCTGATCGTCGGCGCGGGCGGCGGCTTCAAGCAGACGCTGATCGACTCCGGTGTGGGCCAGATGATCCTGGACATCTCCAAGGACTGGTCGATCCCCGCGCTGCTGCTCGCCTGGCTGATCGCGGTGGCGATCCGGCTCGCGACCGGTTCGGCGACCGTCGCCACCATCTCGGCCGCCGGTCTCGTCGCACCCCTCGCGGCCGACATGTCGACCGCGCACGTCTCCCTCCTGGTGCTGGCGATCGGCGCGGGCTCGCTCTTCTTCAGCCATGTCAACGACGCCGGGTTCTGGCTGGTCAAGGAGTACTTCGGCCTGAACGTCGGCCAGACCATCAAGACGTGGTCGGTCATGGAGACGATCATCTCGGTGGTCGCGGGCGGGCTGGTCCTGCTGCTGTCGCTAGTGATCTAA
- a CDS encoding N(5)-(carboxyethyl)ornithine synthase codes for MSRTSLMSLGVISSSNKENEFRLPLHPAHLGRIGPDVREKIFLEQGYGERFGVGDDALRPLVAGLRSREQLIAECDVLMLPKPMHEDVAELRQGQVLWGWPHCVQDDTMTQLAIDRQLTLIAWEAMNHWTSTGAFSVHVFHKNNELAGYCSVLHALQLGGLTGSYGRRLRAVVISFGATARGAVTGLGAMGVSDVTVLTQRAAAAVASPMPSVVMGHFEEQADDPSKLRAITAAGSAPLAEYLAGFDIIVNCVLQDTDSPLMFVTDEELAQFKPGTFFVDVACDEGMGFEWARPTTFGDPMPTVGPGCHYYGVDHSPSHMWNSATWEISEALLPYLRKVMSGPTAWEADATVSKAIEIRDGIIQNPKILSFQHRSAAYPHAREIPAPASAQAQAPALVG; via the coding sequence ATGAGCCGCACGAGCCTGATGAGTCTGGGAGTCATCTCCTCCTCCAACAAGGAGAACGAGTTCCGACTTCCCCTGCACCCCGCGCACCTCGGCCGGATCGGCCCCGACGTACGCGAGAAGATCTTCCTTGAACAGGGCTACGGCGAGCGGTTCGGCGTCGGCGACGATGCTCTGCGGCCCCTCGTCGCGGGCCTGCGCTCCCGAGAACAGCTGATCGCCGAGTGCGATGTCCTGATGCTGCCCAAACCGATGCACGAGGACGTCGCCGAACTGCGCCAGGGCCAAGTGCTGTGGGGATGGCCGCACTGCGTGCAGGACGACACGATGACCCAGCTCGCCATCGACCGGCAGCTGACGCTCATTGCCTGGGAGGCCATGAACCACTGGACCTCCACGGGCGCCTTCAGCGTCCACGTGTTCCACAAGAACAACGAACTCGCGGGCTACTGCTCGGTGTTGCACGCCCTGCAGCTCGGCGGGCTGACCGGCAGCTACGGGCGCCGGCTGCGCGCGGTGGTCATCAGCTTCGGCGCCACGGCACGCGGAGCGGTCACGGGCCTGGGAGCCATGGGCGTCTCCGACGTCACCGTGCTCACCCAGCGCGCCGCCGCCGCGGTGGCCTCGCCGATGCCGTCGGTCGTGATGGGGCACTTCGAGGAGCAGGCGGACGATCCGTCGAAGCTGCGGGCCATCACCGCGGCCGGTTCCGCGCCGCTCGCGGAGTACCTGGCCGGGTTCGACATCATCGTCAACTGCGTACTGCAGGACACCGACTCACCGCTGATGTTCGTCACCGACGAGGAACTCGCCCAGTTCAAGCCGGGGACCTTCTTCGTCGACGTCGCCTGCGACGAGGGCATGGGCTTCGAATGGGCCCGCCCGACCACCTTCGGCGATCCCATGCCCACGGTCGGTCCTGGCTGCCACTACTACGGGGTGGATCACAGCCCGTCCCACATGTGGAACTCCGCCACCTGGGAGATCAGCGAGGCGCTCCTCCCCTACCTGCGCAAGGTCATGAGCGGCCCCACGGCATGGGAGGCCGACGCCACGGTCAGCAAGGCCATCGAGATCCGCGACGGCATCATCCAGAACCCGAAGATCCTTTCCTTCCAGCACCGGTCGGCCGCCTACCCGCACGCCCGCGAGATTCCGGCCCCCGCCTCGGCCCAGGCCCAGGCCCCGGCACTGGTCGGCTGA
- a CDS encoding SDR family oxidoreductase has translation MSHPLFDISGRTALVTGSSRGIGFALARGLAEAGCTVVLNGRDGERLSKAASELPGEIHTAAFDVTDGPSVAAGIADVEERVGPLDILVNNAGMQLRAPLLEFTDADWHRILNTNLTSAFLVGREAARGMTERGHGKIINICSLQSEVVRPGIAPYAATKGALKMLTKGMCADWGPRGVQVNGLGPGYIETELTQPLVADEEFSAWVRRRTPAGRWGRTEDLVGGVLFLASPAADFVSGQVLYVDGGMTSVL, from the coding sequence ATGAGTCACCCTCTGTTCGACATCAGTGGCCGTACGGCGCTGGTCACGGGGTCCAGTCGCGGCATCGGGTTCGCGCTGGCCCGGGGCCTTGCGGAGGCCGGCTGCACGGTGGTGCTCAACGGGCGGGACGGCGAACGGCTCAGCAAGGCCGCGTCGGAGCTGCCCGGTGAGATCCACACCGCGGCGTTCGACGTCACCGACGGTCCGTCGGTCGCCGCCGGAATAGCGGACGTCGAGGAGCGGGTGGGTCCGCTCGACATCCTCGTCAACAACGCCGGTATGCAACTGCGGGCTCCGCTCCTGGAGTTCACGGACGCCGACTGGCACCGGATCCTGAACACGAACCTGACGAGTGCGTTTCTGGTCGGGCGTGAGGCCGCGCGCGGGATGACCGAGCGCGGCCACGGAAAGATCATCAACATCTGCTCCCTGCAGAGCGAGGTCGTCCGTCCGGGCATCGCCCCGTACGCGGCGACCAAGGGAGCGCTGAAGATGCTCACCAAGGGCATGTGCGCGGACTGGGGTCCCCGCGGAGTGCAGGTGAACGGGCTCGGGCCCGGTTACATCGAGACCGAGCTGACCCAACCCCTCGTGGCCGACGAGGAGTTCAGTGCGTGGGTGCGGCGGCGTACGCCGGCCGGGCGCTGGGGTCGTACGGAAGATCTGGTCGGCGGGGTGCTGTTCCTCGCCTCTCCCGCGGCGGACTTCGTCAGCGGGCAGGTGCTGTACGTCGACGGCGGCATGACGAGTGTGTTGTGA
- a CDS encoding gluconokinase, translated as MQLTRTPHVVVVMGVAGTGKTTIGPLLAARLGVPYAEGDDFHPQANIAKMSAGTPLTDEDRWPWLDAIGRWAHERAGLGGVVSSSALKRGYRDRLRAAAPGVVFVHLTGDRALIEDRMSHRQGHFMPTALLDSQFATLQPLEADEAGVAVDVSGEPGEITERAVAALRDLPQPSL; from the coding sequence ATGCAGCTGACGCGCACCCCCCACGTCGTCGTGGTCATGGGCGTCGCAGGCACCGGGAAGACCACCATCGGTCCCCTGCTTGCGGCCCGGCTCGGCGTTCCGTACGCCGAGGGCGACGACTTCCACCCCCAGGCCAACATCGCCAAGATGTCGGCCGGGACCCCGCTCACCGACGAGGACCGGTGGCCGTGGCTCGACGCCATCGGGCGCTGGGCGCACGAGCGGGCGGGGCTCGGCGGGGTCGTCAGCAGCTCGGCGCTGAAGCGCGGCTACCGGGACCGGCTGCGGGCGGCGGCGCCCGGTGTCGTGTTCGTGCACCTCACCGGTGACCGCGCGCTCATCGAGGACCGGATGTCGCACCGCCAGGGGCACTTCATGCCCACGGCGCTCCTGGACTCCCAGTTCGCCACCCTCCAGCCGCTGGAGGCGGACGAGGCGGGTGTCGCCGTGGATGTCTCCGGCGAGCCCGGAGAGATCACCGAGCGGGCCGTGGCCGCGCTCCGCGACCTGCCTCAGCCCTCCCTCTAA
- a CDS encoding M1 family metallopeptidase: protein MSVQQTVGSDPYFPANGDPRYRVHRYELALDYRPGPNRLSGTVRLNAIAGRSPLTEFHLNLADFRIGRVRVDGKAPHYTHRGGKLRIRPPKPIRAGAAFTAEVHWAGNPKPVNSPWGGLGWEELEDGALVASQPIGAPSWYPCNDRPADKAAYQISITTPSAYSVVAGGRLLTRTTRASTTTWVYEQSAPTSSYLVGLSIGKYQTVLLGDPGLGGVPQTGHLPADLLSEFSRDFARQPAMMELFEDLFGPYPFGEYAVVVTEEELDVPVEAQGLSLFGANHVDGARGSERLIAHELAHQWFGNSVSIADWRHIWLNEGFAKYAEWLWSERSGGRGAHQLAAAAHRKLSALPQDLCLSDPGRKLMFDDRLYERGGLVLHALRCAMGDEAFFRMLRGWATQYRGGAVTTAAFTAHVTRYAAEPLDDMFAAWLDKRALPPLPSPAASRLPARPTYPPTNADSA from the coding sequence GTGAGCGTTCAGCAGACAGTGGGATCGGACCCGTACTTCCCGGCCAACGGTGATCCCCGCTACCGGGTGCACCGGTACGAACTCGCGCTGGACTACCGCCCCGGCCCGAACCGGCTCTCCGGCACCGTGCGGCTCAATGCCATAGCGGGCCGCTCCCCGCTCACCGAGTTCCATCTGAACCTGGCCGACTTCCGGATCGGCCGGGTCCGTGTCGACGGCAAGGCACCGCACTACACCCACCGCGGCGGCAAGCTCCGCATCCGTCCCCCGAAGCCGATCCGCGCCGGTGCCGCCTTCACCGCCGAGGTGCACTGGGCCGGCAATCCGAAGCCGGTGAACAGCCCCTGGGGCGGGCTCGGTTGGGAGGAGCTGGAGGACGGGGCTCTGGTGGCGAGCCAGCCGATCGGCGCGCCCTCCTGGTATCCGTGCAACGACCGCCCGGCCGACAAGGCCGCCTACCAGATCTCGATCACCACACCGTCCGCGTACTCGGTGGTGGCCGGTGGCCGGCTGCTGACCCGTACGACGCGGGCTTCGACGACCACCTGGGTCTACGAGCAGTCGGCGCCGACGTCCAGCTATCTGGTCGGCCTTTCGATCGGCAAGTACCAGACGGTGCTGCTCGGCGACCCGGGCCTCGGCGGCGTGCCGCAGACCGGCCATCTGCCCGCGGACCTGCTCTCCGAGTTCTCCCGGGACTTCGCACGCCAGCCCGCGATGATGGAGCTGTTCGAGGATCTCTTCGGGCCCTATCCGTTCGGCGAGTACGCGGTGGTGGTGACGGAGGAGGAGCTCGATGTCCCCGTCGAGGCACAGGGGTTGTCGCTGTTCGGCGCCAACCACGTGGACGGGGCGCGGGGTTCGGAGCGGCTGATCGCGCACGAGCTGGCACACCAGTGGTTCGGCAACAGCGTGTCCATCGCGGACTGGCGGCACATCTGGCTGAACGAGGGGTTCGCCAAGTACGCGGAGTGGCTGTGGTCGGAGCGTTCCGGCGGCCGCGGGGCGCATCAACTCGCCGCCGCCGCCCACCGGAAGCTGTCCGCGCTGCCGCAGGACCTGTGTCTGTCCGACCCGGGGCGCAAGCTGATGTTCGACGACCGGCTCTACGAGCGCGGCGGGCTCGTCCTGCACGCGCTGCGCTGCGCGATGGGTGACGAAGCCTTCTTCCGCATGCTGCGCGGCTGGGCCACTCAGTACCGGGGCGGCGCAGTGACGACAGCCGCTTTCACCGCGCATGTCACCCGCTACGCGGCCGAACCCCTGGACGACATGTTCGCCGCATGGCTGGACAAGAGGGCGCTCCCTCCGCTGCCCTCGCCCGCGGCCTCTCGGCTTCCGGCGCGGCCCACCTACCCGCCGACCAACGCCGACTCGGCGTAG
- a CDS encoding YchJ family metal-binding protein, which produces MTSRSCPCGLPRAYEECCGRFHSGAAAAPTAEALMRSRYAAFVRQDEKYLLRTWHPRTRPASVDFDPGMRWTGLEILETGDGSAFHSAGTVTFRASYRGGSLHERSRFERVDGAWVYVDGDFIQ; this is translated from the coding sequence ATGACCAGTCGCTCCTGCCCGTGCGGGCTTCCCCGGGCGTACGAGGAGTGCTGCGGGCGCTTCCACTCGGGTGCTGCGGCCGCGCCGACCGCCGAGGCGCTGATGCGGTCGCGGTACGCCGCCTTCGTACGGCAGGACGAGAAGTACCTGCTGCGGACCTGGCACCCGCGCACCCGGCCCGCCTCCGTCGACTTCGATCCCGGGATGCGGTGGACCGGCCTCGAGATCCTGGAGACGGGTGACGGCTCCGCGTTCCACTCGGCGGGGACCGTGACCTTCCGGGCCTCCTACCGGGGCGGCTCGCTGCATGAGCGCAGCCGCTTCGAGCGGGTCGACGGGGCGTGGGTGTACGTGGACGGCGACTTCATCCAGTAG
- a CDS encoding FadR/GntR family transcriptional regulator: protein MSTRGRGLHEHVLGTLGPAITAGEYPPGSVLRTDELAQRFEVSRSVMREAVRVLESMHLVESRRRVGVTVLPKVEWNVYDPQVIRWRLAGADRPHQLRSLTVLRSAVEPIAAGLAAKHATAAQCAELTECALGMVGTSRGHQLEGYLVHDVAFHRVILNASGNEMFARLGDVVAEVLAGRTHHEVMFEDPDPAAVTLHVQVAEAVREGDAARAEALTREITVGALQELDILAP from the coding sequence ATGAGCACACGGGGCCGGGGCCTGCACGAACATGTACTGGGAACCCTCGGGCCGGCGATCACCGCGGGCGAGTACCCGCCGGGCAGCGTGCTGCGCACGGACGAACTCGCCCAGCGCTTCGAGGTGTCACGCTCCGTGATGCGTGAGGCGGTCCGGGTGCTCGAGTCCATGCACCTGGTCGAGTCCCGCCGCCGCGTCGGCGTGACGGTCCTGCCCAAGGTCGAGTGGAACGTGTACGACCCTCAGGTCATCCGCTGGCGGCTGGCCGGCGCCGACCGCCCCCACCAGCTGCGTTCGCTCACCGTGCTGCGCTCCGCCGTCGAACCGATCGCGGCGGGCCTCGCCGCCAAGCACGCCACCGCCGCGCAGTGCGCCGAACTCACCGAGTGCGCGCTCGGCATGGTCGGCACGTCACGCGGCCATCAGCTGGAGGGGTATCTCGTCCACGACGTCGCCTTCCACCGGGTGATCCTCAACGCCTCGGGCAACGAGATGTTCGCCCGGCTCGGCGACGTCGTCGCGGAGGTCCTGGCGGGCCGCACCCACCACGAGGTCATGTTCGAGGACCCCGACCCCGCGGCCGTCACCCTCCACGTCCAGGTCGCGGAGGCCGTCCGCGAGGGCGACGCGGCCCGCGCCGAGGCACTCACCCGCGAGATCACGGTGGGCGCGCTCCAGGAGCTGGACATACTGGCGCCGTAG